Within the Scyliorhinus canicula chromosome 6, sScyCan1.1, whole genome shotgun sequence genome, the region AGATGTACTCAGGTAGGGGTTCCTGCATTTTTAGTCTTCCCTGGAAAACAAAAGGTTGAAACAAACGCAAATAAGATGTGCAGTAAATACCTTGCACATTTCTGTGAAATGAGAATGCAAAGttaaaattaaattttatttGTTTGTGCTTGAGGATCTATTTATTGGAGCACGTCCAATCTCCAAAACATTGACGTGAAAATTTGCTGAGTGCTTGTGAAACTTTACCCATAGGCTGCTCTACAAACACTCTGCAGACCCAAATAAAGTTAATGCCCTCCCAAAAATGATCACTTCCATCAAATCATACATCACCCAGATGATATCCTGTAATATCTTTCCTAAAAGACGCTTTGTACTGATACCTCTATGAGGCTGATACTCCTGCGAATTGTCCAAAGTAGTGGTAGGATTGTACATATCAGTTTGGGGCTCCTGACATCTCACAAGGGCATAGAATAGACACAGCTCCTCAGTCTGGGGCCAGTCTGACTCAGCCAGATTTCAGGCACTGTGGCAGGTGACTTGAGTTGAAGGCGAGAGAGCAGACAGCCATCCAGACAGACGGCAACAATTTCCAGTGCTGTACTTGGCACCACCCTCATTAATGGACTGCAGCTCATCACATCCACTAATTTGAAGGGGTGCAGACTGTAGAACCAGAGGGAGGCCTTGAAAAGCCATGTCAGCTTTAACTGGTGACGCCAGATGCAAGAGACTGGATGACaaatgtcctcccccatacctccaTGGCTCCAGGTGCGGCACGATCCAGCAGATTTCAAGAAAATCAATTCagggtatccaatttttttttccaattaaggagcaatttagcatggcgaatccacctaccttgcacatctttttggattgtgggggtgagacccatgcagacacaggcagaatgtgtcaacttcacatggacagtgacccagggccgggccctcagcgccgtgagatagcagtgccaccgtgctgccctttgatccAGCAGATATGGCGCACCGCCTCTCTGCACAGCCGGAGTCTGCAACGGCAtgccactgcccacacagagtgtcccaggccttggacagcctgacccatggccgataccttggCCCACAAGGACTCCACTGTGGAAGTCTCCTGTATGGTGCTGGCCTTGGTGGCACACATGGCCAGCACCGCCTCCTGCCCCTGGGGCagttggattcctccaactgcacctgcaggcactggatggttgctgacatttCCTCATGTAGTCCGTGGATCTGTGTCTGCATATCCGTATCGAtgggaccaccctttccagaagcccgagacccacCTGGACGACAGTTAGTCCCTGGCATCGGGACACCTTCTGACCGTCTGCCCCTTTGgggattcctacctccaccttatGTAGGTGCAGcacgtgtgtggtgcacaccagatagtgtcccagaagcctcttcacttcTCTCTGCGACCGTGAACCAGGGTGCCGCTATTCGTGcggccatcttgttagctgggatgagtgtatgttgggagtggagtgctaagatgcggctgcagcttgtcagcctctcgcgtGACCCCGTTTTTCATTAGAATCGCTcaagttccacgtggcgccgctaGTCCATTAATGGATCATGAATTGCTTGGGAACCGGCGCAATTTAATCGTcgtagaacaccaccgattcaaTCCCGGCGTCAAGATTTagttctgaaacggagaatcccgtctcaGGTTTCTTTGTACACTAACGCTGATtttggtgcagcagaaatttaacACTTCCTAAAGTCAGTCTCTTAAAGTCACGCCGCAGTCCTGAAATCACTTAGAAGCGGACTTTCCTAGTGTTATGTTGCAGCAacagaattaaaataaaatgaaaatatatatatttaaataaaacAAACACAGGATACTTCTCTTCTTGCCATTATTTCATGGCCCCACTACAACTGAGTACTTGGAAAAATCTCCAAAATGCTTACATAACACTAATGTAGTGTAATCCTTCTAACTGAGCGACTGGGATATGAATTAGGAATTCCAACACTCCATGTTTTCATGTACTTTGACATTTTATAAACGGACAATAATGGGATTAAAAATAATAAACTGACATTAACATTTGGAATTATTTAAAGATCAGGAATAAAAATCTACTGACCGTCCTGGAGAGCACAACCACATTCTTGAGATGTCAAACTGCATAAAGCTGCAATATTGCAGCATTGATTTTCACTACGTTGGAGCCACTACAATTTGGGAAGGTTAGAAATTTACAAAGTCCCCTTTTCATTTAGGTTTGGGTTTCAATTCAATTTGTCCCATTTGGAGTGGTAAATGTGTTTGACAATACTGGCATTGGAATTATGTCATATCGAGAAGGAAACACCAAATAGGCTTAAAAGTACAACAAAATCACGTTTTTAAATGTAGTAGAAAGTGATATTTTTTAATATGTCTTTTATATTCTATATTATTATAGTATATTGTATGTGATGAGTGCGACCTAACGGACTTGTCGCCCCCAATTCGGGACGCGTGAGACTGATAAATCCCAGCAGAGGCTCGCGTGAGATTTACGATGCTTGTTTAACCTTGTGGAATTAACAAGATCTCGTGAGGTGTCGCGATCTGCATCCCACCCATTGAGGAgaggatttgcatatttaagtgtgcagttaagttcacttaaatatgttggcACCGGAGTTAACCAAGACGTGGGATCTAACGGCCTCGCCTTGGAGATCCTAAgcaggcgccgtttagcacttGTTCCCACAAAGATGGACCAGGCGTATCAGCATACgggtggggtctcccaggtgattgggaCCCCCGGGTGGTCTTGCTCTGGACAGGGGTGTACCCTGACACTCTCATTGCCGAatgggcactgtggcactgccagcctagcaccctggcagtgccacctcagtaccaccctgacagtgccaagatgcccaggtggcactgccaggctgacagggaattgtcagggtgccaggctggctctaccaaggtgctcaggtggcatcttgcccatgccggggatcgggcccggggCCGCCCTGCCCTACCTTTATGAGGTGGAATGCATGGACCCtctaattggtaagttggggtgTTAAAGGGGTATGGAGGACGTGGCGAGGTGTCCAGATATCAGTGATCTCTTATTGTATTAGCGAGATGAGCTCGTTAGTGTAGGAAATGAGCTgaagtgtggcctcggcgggcattcctcgccgaggcccaaAAATGGTCAGAGTCCTGTTTCAGGGCAGGTTTGCTCTCGGCTCTggaagcactgggaaacacctggctaaatgcgctctaaatgggactctgtttcatttctgttaaattgcGCCAAATATATGAGAATAATATttttaatattcattttcacATTATTGCTTTTAGATGTAAAAATATTCTCAAAACTGAGAATATATCAACAATATTGCAATACACAAGGCAGATTTATGAAAAAGTATTTGAGGCTTTGACCCCTTCATGTTACACATATCATATGTTAATTACAATCCTTACCTTGGCATCGTAATCTTTCAGAAAGCTCCAGTTATTTTCCCTTATAAGACAAAGGACAAAACGTTTAATGCATTGGCCACTGACTTAGCAACATGGCAATGTGATCATCAAAACACAAATAAAGCTTGAACAaatgatttctttaaggaggcaGCTTGACTTCAGAAATAGAAAGGTAATTTGAAGACCAGATCTATCATATCCAGGCAACAGACAATAGACAAAGGTAGACACACTTATTTGCATAAAGTACAATAGTTTGCAATGATCCTTAAAGATTATATACATTGTTCAAGACTTGTAATTGCCAAACCATAAGGACCCATTGCACTAGTACAATTACAGgggtaattttattttttaattgaagGCACAGACCATGTGAATTCAGAATAAGTTATGCAGTTATATTATACAGTATCATGTAACAACAACACAATTGGAACAGGCAGATGTTGTTACCTAAGTGAATTAATCCTTCAGAAAAATACTACTTTATGCACATTGCATAATGCAATTAAGTTATGTATTAAGTAGCTAAGCTTCACAATGTtgtgaaaatgaaacaaaagaaaTGGTAATTtagcacagaatccctacagtgccattcggaggccattcagcccattcagttCTGCACTGGCCCTAGCATAAGAGCATACTAaccaggcccacacccctaccccattCTGTAACCCCGCAAGCCACCTAACCATTgggcatgaaggggcaatttagcatggccaatccacttaacctgaacatctttggactgtgggaggaaaccggagcacctggaggaaatccatgcagccacggggagaacttgcaaactccacacagtcacccgaggtcagatctGACCCCAGGTtcttgccactgtgaggcagtagtgctaaccaccgtgccacttaTATTTGTGAAATATCTGTGAAAGTAGTGCTGAGACTAACTAACACACTGTATCGACATGACAAAGTACCCGATCAGATCCTCCCTGTATACTGAGAGCCCCACGCCTCTGCATGCTGCCCTTGATTCAGCTATGGTGGGACAGAGACTGCTGCCTGCCTGATTCTGGAATGTGCCTTTATGAAAGAGGTCATGACAGAGATGTATTGGTTTTTGTTGAGGTCCATCCCTAGCAGCTCTGCGATACAGGGCGCTGTCTTGTGGCTGTTCCCGGGATGCTCTCTGAGACAGACATGGACTGCTGCTGGAGGACTATTATCTTAATGAAACACAGCCTGAAACTTGTtggtcctgcagtgcagaaatctGTCAATAAGAGAGTGTAGCAGATTGGcatattccaaggtccaggactctGTCTGAGGGACGCTGACCAGCAGCCATAGAAGCTCAGTGGGGGAAGGTGACTAAAGCCCATCTGCCATAGTTTACCAAAGGGGTGGAAACTCTGCAAGAATCCCCCTTGGCAGTATCTTTGTCAtggaatgtatattgtaaatatcacACACAATTGTAATTTTATTCAAGCACCTCAGAGTGCCACATGCTATAAGAAAAGAATTTGAACTATGTTGTACTTTCGGTAATGTCCAATTTGAATTGTTATGGAATGTAAGTTTACTAATTTGTATGAATAAAGCggagggggaaagcaggcagaacTGAGCCTTTATATCCACCCATTCCTAGTAGACAAAATACCATATAGTTTGCAATGCATCAGACGGAATGTAAGTTTGTATTCGAGGTGGGGAGCCTCTTCTGGCCAGATCGGGAATTTGAGCAGGCACTTCCCACCATTCTCCAGTTTCAGAGGTCACACTCCGACTGCACAGTCTCCCTAACCAGGAGTGTATGTCGAGAATTTGGGCATGGACTCACCATTatgtgggtggagagtggggagagcGTAGATCGCACTTGAAATGCCAGCCGCTCTTATTCTATAAGTCCTTTCACACATTTTAGGTGACTGATCTGCTTAAGGATATGTGTGTCTGATATGGAAAATCATTTGGTATCTCCGATAGAAGCACTGTATTTTCAAAAAGTATGACTACAGGGGAAGGAATTTGCAGGGGTGAGGGGAAAGAGACGGAGTGTGGAGGTAATTCAAAAGGCATTTTTAAGGAGCTGGCACAgccacgatggaccaaatggcctccccctgcactcAAACAAGCTGTCCTCCCCCAGCAGAAACCAACGTATGAAACCTTGGTGGTTTCTATAAATCCCAGCAGATTTAATCTTCAGCAGAGACGTGGATCTAAATGTACTCACCATTCTTTGAGCCCTTGCCATTCTGCTCGGATTAACTCTCTCCACGCTTGGTCTTGCTGGACTGTCCCCAGGTATGTGAGCTTGCCCTGGGACTGGTCCGCTGCCGGTTTACTGCGGCCAGTGAGGGAATCAGCGTTCGGCCTCTCTGCCAAACGATAGCCGGCCGAAGTGGTTCTGCTAAAATGCAGCTCCTTGCTCCCCATCGTCCCGCATGCGCACCCCACCCGGCAATGTTAGTCTGCGGAGGGTGACGCTGGTGTTCACCAAGACCAACTTCCAAGAAGGGAATGGGGCAGCCGTGATTCTATTTCTCCCTTCGTTTGTTGGAGAAATGCTTCTTCTTCCAATCCAGCAGGAAGGTTTTCAGCTGAAGCAAAGCTGGTGAAGTAAAGaactccctccctctccgtccCAGCCGTCTACCAGCAGACAGCACCAGCTTGTTTACTGTTGCCATTGGAAACGGGACTCTGAAGGGAACAGCCTGGCCAATTGCAGCGGCTCCTGGGGAAGACCAGTACCATCAGAGTAGCACCAGAAACCAGTCAGTCAacagcccagagagagagagagacagagacaaacaGGCATACATGACAAGACGGAGCCTGTTACTGGTTCCCAGAAGGGGAAAACCAACAGTTCAAATTTTGCAAGacccagttttaaaaaaaacaggcacCAGCAATACTAGAGTTTAATTTTAAGGTTTACAAAAACAAGATATCCTGACCACTCATTGCCGAGTGTTATTGTTTCtttctccgcacccccccccccccaccttgcattTTGAGAACAAGTTTGGAAAGGCCGGAAGAGATTCACTGGAAGAGATCCTCAGCTGTGGGCTCTGCTGCCCATTGGGGTACTAAAAAAAATGGATTCACACTTGGACTCAGATGCCTTATTGCATGAGGTGGGACTTGGAACTGGAATTTGGGCTGAgggatgagaccataagacataggagcagaattaggccactcggcccattgagtctgctctgccatttaatcatggctgatatttttctaatccccattctcctgccttccctccataacccctgatccccttattaatcaagaaggggcaacacggtagcatggtggttagcataaatgctttacagctccagggtcccaggttcgattcccggctgggtcactgtctgtgcggagtctgcacgtcctccccgtgtgtgcgtgggtttcctccgggtgctccggtttcctcccacagtccaaagatgtgcgggttaggtggattggcaatgctaaattgcccgtagtgtcctaaaaagtaaagttaggggggggttgttgggttacgggtatagggtggatacgtgggtttgggtagggtgatcattgctcgtcacaacatcgagggccgaagggcctgttctgtgctgtactgttctatgttctatgtaaccctatctatctctgtcttaaagacactcagtgatttggcctccgcagccttctacggcagagttccacagattcaccaccctctggctgaagaaattcctcctgacctctgttttaaaggatcgtccctttagtctgagattgagaATTGTGTGTATTGCGGGGCAGGAGGTCGAGGGACGTTCACCGGGATAAGTGGTGTGGATGATCGGGGCTTGGTGTGAACAGATTACAAGCAATGGGGTTCTAGGTGGCTTGGAAACCCACCAGAGGAATTGGAGGAGGACTAGAGGAAAGAATGTGGTCATGGGAAAAGAGCTGAGCCCTGAGTCAACAAAACAATCAGCGGTGGGATGAGGCAATTGTGGCTGCTACTGTGGTTGAGGAGGGAATGATGCCTCCCAGAGAAGAAGAGCATTGGAAAGTCCATACTGGAGCGGGAGGGCAGCATTGGGAGAGCAGAGAAGGAAATATTACAGACAAAGGAGATGGGGGCAAAATACCGAGGAAAAGTCTGggtaaactcagcaagtctggcagcgtctgaAGAGGAAGGAACAGAATTAATATGTTGAATCAatatggctcttcttcagaactctGAAGAGTTATCTGGGCTCAAAAGGTTTCACTCGGTTTCtccctctacagatgctgccagacctgctgggttttttccagcattttctgtttttattttacgtCAGAGGAGACTGTGAGTGACTGacctggagaaggcaggagacaaAGGGGCACCAGAAATGGGTAAATGCAGCCAGACAGAGgctttgggtggaattctccacaccccacTGCGAAGGTCAGGAATCCCGATCGGGCAGACAATTCCGCGACAGCCCAAAACATGGGATTGGCACAGGGCTGCAGACCCGTACCCGGTGTCCGGTCCTGCCCCGCTAACCATAGCGGGCTTCCCCCTCCGTGTCGGAGGTAACATGCAAACAGGTCATGTGCATTCATTTGAATGTGATTAACAGGCTGGAAACCCGAATCTCCACGTCCCCCTCATCGTTATGCTCCAACTCCCAATCCAGCAAGAGTATTGACATGTGTTGTCCTGGCACGCTGGGCCCTGAAGAATCATGCCCTTTATATGGAATTAGTAAGGGCTTAAGCATAATATCTCTGTGACTATTCACAGGTTTGTATTATTTCAAATCACTAAAAATAAGCTAAATTCACTGATCCTGTTCTCCAAATGGTCAGTCAGACAAAACAGTTCAGTTCTCTAACTTACCTTCTGTTGGAGTTTGTCTCCTTACTGTGAGCATGGGGCTGTGGAATTTACTGACTTCATACCGTGGTCGGAATGTGGCATATTAAAATGTATTCTTTCTGGAAGGTCTATCTGTGTATCCATGTTGGATAAAATATGTCTCCCTTGGCTCATTATTCAGACCATTTTCATTAACAAGtgtcatgtggcacagtggttagttagcattgctgccttgcagcgccaggaacccaggttcaattctggccttggtgactgtgtgacgtttgcatattctccccctgtctgcgtgggtttcctcccccagtccaaaagatttgcaggttaggtggattggccatgctaaaaattgccccttagtgtccagggatgtgccggttcggtggggttagtcgcagtgcaaaggaacgaccgaatggagtgaaggacgtcggggaggacctcctgccagcgggtggccgggagatttctggaccatagggccagctggacggccttccgaaccgtcccattctcccgctctaccTGCTGTTTCCCcgtgggttgtagctggtcgtcctgctcgaagcAATGCacctgctgagcaggtacaggcgcagttcatcgctcataaatgaggatcctcgGTTGCCGTGGACGTACGCggagaaaccaaacagagcgaagatggtgttgagggctttgatgacagtggcagacgtcatagcagggcatgggacgacgaaggggaatctggagtattcgtcggccatgttaagaaagtacgtgtttcggtcggtggaggggaggggccctttgaaatccacgctgaggcgttcaaaggggtgggacgccttcactaggtgcgcttggtctggccggtagaagtgcagtttacactctgcgcagacctggcagtctctgctgatagccctgacttcctcgatggagtagggcagattgtaggcctttatgaagtgaagaaaatgggtgaccccagggtggcagaggtcgtcgtgcaggttccggagtcggtccacttgtgcgctggcacatgtacctcgggataggacatcgggggggggctcgttgagcttacaggggcgatacaaaatctcgtaattgtaggtggagagttcgatcctccacctcaagatcttatcatttttgatcttggccCGCtgtttgttaaacatgaaggcaaccgaccgttggtcagtgaggagagtgaatctcctgccggccaggtcaggtaatgcctccaatggcgCACAgattctactatggcttgggcctccttctcaacagcgaagtgccgaatttcggaggcgtgaagGGTgcttgaaaagaatgccacgggcctgcctaccTGGTTGATGGTGATGGCCAcagcaacgtctgatgcatcactcttgacttggaaggggagtgtctcgtcgaccgcatgcatcacggccttggcgatgtcgaccCTGATACGGTTGAAGTTCTGGTGAGCCtaggccgtcagtgggaaaacggtggagtgaatgagtgggtgggtcttgtctgcatagttcgggacccactgggcgtagtatgagacgaactccaggcatcgtttgagggccttggggcagtggaggaggagggagttccatgaggggacgcatgcaATTGGGGTTGGGCcacgtagccgagaatggctaatcggttagtgctgaacactcACTTCTCcttggtgtaggttaggttgaggagtttggtggtgtggaggaatttggaaaggttagcgtcgtggtcctgctggtcgtggccgcagatggtgacgttatccaggtacgggaatgtggcccgcagtccgtaccggtcaaccattcggtccatctcccattggaagaccgagatcccattagtgacgccgaatggaaccctaaggaagtggtaaaggtggccgtccgcttcaaaagtGGTGTACGGGctgtccgccttgcgaatggggagctggtggtaagcagatttTAGGTCCaccgtcgagaagacccggtactgtgcaatctgattgaccatatcagatatacgtgggagggggtacgtgtcaagCTGCGTGTAGCGATTGTGTGGGTGGGTCTTGTCTgcatagttcgggacccactgggtgtagtaccaTCCTgttcttctccccagtttttacaactaccacttgaactctccaggggctgttgctggcttcgataataccttcccgtagcagccgctggaccttagAACTGATGAAGgttctgtcctgggcactgtaccgtctgctcctggtggcgacgagtttgcaatccggggtgaggttcgcaaacagggaaggtgggtctaccctaagggtcatgaggccgcacacagtaaggggtggtaggggtgcgccaaattttagggttaggctctgcaggttgcactggaagtccaggccgagtagcaaggcagtgtagagattggggaggatgtagagccggaagccgctgaactctacgccctggatggtgagggtggcggtgtagTACCCcagatcgccacggaatgggatccggaggccaggaagattctctggttaatggggtgtaccgtgagggagctgcaccttaccgtatcggggtggatgaagctctcagtgctcccggagtccagaaggcaggatgtcttgtgcccatcgaccttcactgtcgtcgacgcagtcatgaggttgcgtggttgggactggtcgatcgtgatggaggcgagacgcggctggtcggcggcggtcgCAGGTGATGAGTGGCCAtttgaggtgcccgacgagcaggggtcctgaggcggggaagatggcggcgcacacggggcgcacgtggcgggcgacgttaaagatggcggcgcccacaggccacacgtgtcctgagggaggcaagatggcggcgcccacgggctgcacgtgttgtgaggtgagcaagatggtggcgcccacgggccgcacgtgtggggtgcagggacaatagcggcagtcaagcaggcctggcacacagcagcaaaatgtcctttcttcccgcaggccttgcagagctcgctccgtgccgggcagcgctgctgggggtgttttgtctatcagcagaagtagcacttgggtcccccggggttagttggctgccgcgcggcaaaggcctggggttggctggggacgGCCGCTGGTGGGATccatgatggggtgttcgctggcagggttcacgatgcccaggaggggtgggccgtacAGTCGGGGCATACtcctgtacattacgggaggtgaCCGTGAGTGAGATCGCTAGCTTCTTGGTCACCacaaggtcgagggtagccccttctaagaggcgctggtggatgtaagctgaccctatgccagtaacaaacgcgtctctaattagaagttcataatgttcaacggccgaaacgtcCTGGCAATTGCCAGGGCtcgccagaaatcctccacagacttgatgccacgtggacaggaggtgcctggcgtagattttgttggtttgctgagcgtagttctccttcagtagcgccatggcctcagcataggtaggcgcgtcccggatgaggggaaagatatcggagttcAGCCGCATGTAAAGAATTTGGAGCTTCTGTGCcactgagggtggttcagtcgcagatccgatgtaagcttcgaagcaagctagccaatgtgcgaaggccgactgtctgctgagggtgcagctgcagacgatcaggcttgatgcagagatccatcgttgtaaaacctctgcgtaataaattgatgcactatcaattacaacaagacgagagtagagtgtaatcgaggctttattacgcagagatgtgtagcctcctgcaactgctgccgaaatggctgcagctcggtgagcccacacatttatactccacctactgggcggagccagcaggcagggatctacccctgtacctgtagtacaggggccttaccgtaatacaccttatatatgatatatacaatacaacaatacaacagtggtgactaccacaagggatagggtggggaagtgagccTCCGTAAGGAGCTtttccagagggtcagtgcagactcgatgggccgaatgacctccttctccacTTCAGGGATTCTATAGTTAATTTTGGTTAGCTTAGCAGAGGCGGATGTCCTCATGGTATCAGTTTGGCCTATTCCAAAATGTTAAACATTGTGAGGTGAATCTCCCTGAGGTTTCTTGCCCTTTTTCACTGTAACTGCGACAGCACTTCTGCCAAAATGGCAGGAAAATGGCAAAATGTGTATATGTTTCTTTCTGGTGCTTATGTGGCTCCTCTACTGAAGTTATGGTGATGAAATGAGAGATCCCCTTTCCTTGAGCGATTCACTTCCGATATAGGGTAGTTTCAGAATAGGTTAATTCCAGTTTCGATCAATGGCATAATATGATTCTGAAACATGCCTTTTGATGTTTCTTTAACTTAGTTCTAATTTCAAAGCAGTCTCACTGTACCGTGGTTCTTCAGTAAATTCACCAAACAACTGCTCAGCAGGGATCTATGGAATATCCAGTGAGATAtctacatgaaaaaaaaatgaaatgaaatgaaaatcgcttattgtcacaagcaggcttcaaatgaagttactgtgaaaacccctagtcgccacattccggcacctgttcggggaggctggtacgggaattgaactgtgctgctggcctgccttggtctgctttaaaagccagctatttagccctgtgctaaaccagctctggTGCTAAACCATGATTCCATATATAAAGTTTACGTcattgttataccgtcaattcactgtgagacagagagaacgagtgaacattaggctttattatccatgaactcgcctgccagagccGGCTggacaaatgagtgccacccacaggtggccgatctatatagtgatgggcaagctaatggggctaaaggtagacaagtctcctggccctgatggaatgcatcccagagtgctaaaagagatggctagggaaattgcagatgcactaatgatgatttaccaaaattcactagactctggggtggtcccggtggattggaaattagcaaacgtgacaccactgtttaaaaaatgaggtaggcagagagcgggtaattataggccagtgagcttaacgtcggtagtaggga harbors:
- the c6h2orf50 gene encoding uncharacterized protein C2orf50 homolog, translating into MGSKELHFSRTTSAGYRLAERPNADSLTGRSKPAADQSQGKLTYLGTVQQDQAWRELIRAEWQGLKEWENNWSFLKDYDAKGRLKMQEPLPEYISQFSDQVPNTTNQTFGSRIDSELGQALIRMDYRLQKENRKTKLDNDLIPC